The DNA window caagctatattttaaaaaggcagaggaaccagagatcaaatttcctacatttgctgggtcatagaaaaagcaagagaattccagaaaaaatatctacttctgtttcattgactctGCTAAAAGCCTtagagtgtgtggatcacaacaaactgtggaaaattcttagagagatgggaataccagactaccttacctgcctcctgagaaacttgtatgtaagacaagaagcaatagttagaaccagatgtggaacaatagactggttcaaaattgggaaaggagtacatcaaggctgtatgttgtcaccttggttattcaacttatatgcagagtacctcatgcaaaatgtcaggctggatgaagcacaagctggaatcaagattgccaggagaaatatcaataacctcagatatgcagatgacaccacctttatgcagaaagagaagaggaactaaagagcctcttgaagaaggtgaaaaaggagagtgaaaaggctggtttaaaactcaatattcaaaagatgaagatcatggcatctggtcccatcacttcatggcaaatagatgggaaaacagtggaaatagtgacagactttattttcttgggctccaaaatcactgcagatggtgactgcagccatgaaattaaaagacgcttgctccttggaagaaaagctatgaccaacctagacagcctagcagagacattactttgccaacaaaggtctgtatagtcaaagctgtggttttccagtagtcatgtatggatgtgagaattggaccataaagaaagcttagcaccaaagaatttatgcttttgaactgtggtgttggagaagactcttgagagtcccttggactgcaaggagatcaaactagtcagtcctaaaggaaattaatcctgaatattcattggaaggactgatgctgaagctgaagctccaatactttggccacctgatgcaaagagccaactcattagaaaagaccctaatgctgggaaagattgaaggcaggaggagaaagggatgacagaggatgagatggttggatggcatcactgacttagtggacatgggtttgagcaagctctgggagatggtgaaagacagggaagcctggcgtgctgcagtccatggggtcgcaaagagtcagacaggactgagagacagaacaacaacaacaatatactgTGGGTTCAGAGAAGATTACTAGAAATGGATATAgattaagagaaaacaaaaagtgaatgaaagtcgctcagctgtgtcccactctttgtgaccccatggactatacagtccatggaattctccaggccagaatactggagtcggtagcctttcccttctcgagggatcttcccaacccagggatcaaacccaggtctcttgcattgcaggcagattctttaccagctgagccacaagggaagtccaagagaaaacaaaagacttCCACAATAATGAAACAAATTAACATTATTGCATGTGACTGTTATGTTGCTACCATTTTCCCCTTATCTCCTGGTTATTGGATGTGTTTTGAATGTCTTATTTCAGCAAATATCTATTGAACACAGTAGTGCCAGACACTAAAGCATAACCCCTACACCTCATGGAGTTTACAACCTAGTTAGGGAGGCCCTTAATAAAATCACAGACTACAATGAAGAGTGATTGTCATGATAAAGAAGGTATGTAGTTTTATAGGACTAGGAACAGAGGAGTCACAAGTAGTTTGGGGAGCCACAATGGCTTCACAGACCCAATGGCTTCAGACGCCTTTccagctgagacctgaaggagggCTAGGAATTAACCAGGCAGGGAAGAGGTATGCATGGGAAGAGTTCCAGGTAGGGAGACAAAAAGTGGGGGAGCgcaggaagagggagaaggggaggagagagaagccagCCATGATGTGTTTTGGAGGAGCTGGGAGGATTGCAACACAGACCAGGGTATAAGGTAAAGCTGGAGAGGTAAACAGGTAAGGAATTGGTAGAATTCTGGCTTCAGAAGGTATTACTGTATTTGCATCTTCTTGTATTTTCACtccttttattttccaattatattgtattatatatttcttttataaaaggacttttatttttccctgtgaTTTTGACAGTGCCACCTACTATTGGCCCCCAAGTGTGTGATTAATGAATTAATAGAGCACACAGGAATAGAATGCTGCCACATTCATTATGAGGTTGAAGTCATTACCTCCTAACCTTGTGAGGTAATTGTCAGAAAAGCACAGGCTTGGGAATCACACAAGTCCTCAGCCTGCCATTTATTAGTTCTCTAATTTGGGAACAGGTTATCTAACCTCTTTAAGGCTCAGTCTTTTTCATTGGTAAAAAGAATATAGTGACATTTAGTTCATAGAGGTATCAGAGGATGAAGTGAGATATTTATATAACATCTAGCAGAGTACACCCAACAAATGCCAGCTCctattctctcctctcccttcccttaaCTCCCAGTCCATTCTTCTCCGCCTGCCCCTGTGCCTTGCTCCATAAACATTACCTCTCCTTTGCATTTTCTAAGCCTCCCTCTCCACTGCTCCTTCCTCTCAACCTACAAATGTCCTCAAACTCCAAGCCAAAAATAGTCCTTCTCTCAATCCAGCTTCCCATCCCTTTAAGCTAcctttccatttctcttcatGCCTTTACCTCCACATTCATTTAAGGCATTGTTGACATTCCCAATCCAAATTCAATCAAGGACCCTCAGCTCTGAAACCTGGGCTGAGAGAGGTGAAAGTAAGAAAGGAGCCAAGACCCAGTCACTGTCTCCAAGGAGAGAATCAATGGTTTTGGAGTCACTGGTATGCTGATTGCCTCCACTTCTAAACATCAACATTTCACAACCTGACATCGTTCccattcttcttcttctgccagaacacttacttttcttaaaaagtaaaagtccttaaaaaaaaaaaaaatatatatatatatatatatatatataatctaattGGAAAATAAGAGGAGTGAAAATACCATAAGATGCAAACACAGCTAATACCTTCTGAACCCAGATCTCAAGTCCTCTCATCGGTTCTCATCGTGTGCTTAAGAAAATTATACTGGTGATCACTTCCTTTTAAGTGTCCCCTTTCCTCAGTTAAAACTTTGCTGAAGCCCCTAACTCAGTCCCACTGGGCTAATGATTTCCCTCCCCTGATCAAAAACCTTTAATGTCTCCCTACTGTCTATGGCAAAAGTCTGAAGTCTTGAGCAGCTCCCTTAAACCCGTCTGTGATCtggtctttttccttcttcacttcATTTTCAAACAATCTATGCTCCAGTCATCAGAATAAATCACCATTTCCTGAATATGCCTTGAATCTCTGTTTGCTCTATGGCTTACGCGTATCTCCATTATCTGGGAAGCATTTCTTCCACACTTTGCCTGCTAGGTAGTTAAATCCATCCTTCTAAGTCTACCTCTTCAGCATTcctattagaaaatatatatataaatttctctTTACTCTCACAGTTCCTTAATTCCTTAAATTTCTATTAAAGCTAATGACATCATTTGGCTTGTATTACAGTTGTATGTGCTTACATTTATCTCCCTGACTAGGCTGTaagattcccttttttttttccttcaggctGTAAGGTTCTTGATGGTAAATAAATTTGCCTCATTTACGGACTGTGACTTACCTTCATTTTTTGTATCTTAGCAGCTATGAAGCATAGTCAATGAGCTCGTTGCCTCTAGTGGTACGATGATGTGCTGACACCTGCTGGTCATATCTAGTTCTGCAGCCTGACCCAGCATCTTCCTCTCAAGTTTAGGGGTGAagagaagtgttagtcgctcagtcgtgttcgactctctgttaccccatggactgtagtctgccagactcctctgcccatgggattctccaggcaagaataccggagtgggttgccattcccttctccaggggatctcctcgacccagggatgggaaaccaggtctcctgcgttgtaggcagattctttaccatctgagccaccagggaagtgcaagTATTAGGGGTGGGGACACACTTACCCCTGGaaaattaaatggcaacccactccaggatacttgcctgggaaatcccatgaacagaggagcctgatgagctacaaatggttggacatgactgagagactgagcatgtatgcatacCCTTACCCTGCCAGGTACTGGAAGCCTGTTCTGGTAATGTTGCCCCACAGCCCCAACCATCCTTGGTGACTCTAGGGGCACACTCAGAACTGCTGATCTCTAACTTGCTTCTGGTGCCTCCAGTCTAAGTTCAGTACAATCTTCAGAACTTTCTGCACCGACCCCCATGCCAGCAATTTGTACATCACATTTTCCCCAGTACCAGAGAAATATAAGGAGAACAAGATCTCAAGGAACTGGGcagcaagaggagaaagaggcaggTAATTTGGGAACAGGGGATGTGCAattcctcctcctcacctcaAGGAATCAAGACTGTTTCCTACAGAATGCTGTTCCTTCTGACCTTTGTCTTATTTATAGGAGGCTGCTGGGGCCATGGACTTTCTTGGTGACACTGTGATGAACCGGAGGTTGAGCACAGAGTAGGGAGGCGGGGCTTGGGGGTGGGGCCAGGCCAAAGGGCCTCACTTAGGAGCTTCTCCATTCTGTCAGCTCTCCCGGAACATTCAAGGCGAGACTGGCACCCAGGGCGCAGCAGGTGAGGGACCGGGCAATGACAGAGGGCAGGCTTCAGGGGAGATGGTGGCAGAAGAGCCCCGCTGTCAACCCGAGCTTTCCATCTTGTGGCTCTCATTTGATGGAATTCTTGAGTCTCGGGGGGAGGTCCAGCTCAGTTTTTCCTGGAGTAAAGCAGcctcagaaagaaagacatggttTTGGATGGGTGGGCGCGCAGGGCTGAGGGATGGCGGTGGATAAGGGCATGTGAGAGACCCCTGAGAGATGCAAGGAGATCTCAGGAGACATGGATATAGATGTAAGGGCCAGTGAGAGAGTATGGCCAGGGGGTCACAGGGCAGCACTCAGTCAAGTGAAAACAGGAGACTGAAACacggagggagggagaggacagTGGACCAAATGCGAGATGGCAACGGAGGCAGTGGAGAGCTGGGTAACAGGAAGGCCGAGGAGGAAGGAAGGCTCACATGGAGCAATCTCCTCTTCCGGCTGCAGAGTGTGGTCCAGAAAGCCCCAGCAAAGCTGGGGGCAGAGCAAGGTTCTAGGTTTCCACTGGACTGGTTCGGCTGGGGGAgaaccccccaccccagtgaCACCTCCCCTGCTTCTTCAGACTCCCATTTTGGTTGGGGGACAGGGCGAGGCTGCTCCTCACTGCGGTCAGAGCCACATCCTGCAGAGGAACAGGGGAGGGGGAAGTAAGAAGCAAAACAAGCAGAACCACCATAGGCACGACCATGGGGAGAGCGCTCCGGGACACAGGCACTCATGTGCCGCCAGCAGGGCCTCAGTGCAGCCCCGGCAGAGGACCTGAGCCCTCTGGGGCAGTCTTGAGGTGCTTCTTTCTCATGCTTCCTCGGCGTGCTTCCACCTCACTGACAGCATTCCACGGGAGGAGGCTTCTTCAGATTGTGTGGTTCAAGGCCCACTTTTATCATTTGCCAGTGATTTAGCAAAATTGCTTAATTATTCTtagtttcattttcctcattgCAAATTGGGGATACGTACCTTACAAAGGGTTGGAAGACTGAGATAATTCACATGAAGCACTtgccacacagtaggtcctcaataaatgttaattattattatcatcttttaATCAGGACTCCAGGGACCCCTGTATTTCTCATTGTCTCTAAAGGCAGTACAGCACACTAGCTGACACGGGCTTTTAGAGTCAGAAAAACAGTTGTGTTTGACCTTGGGTAAATTATTTAATGTAAGCTTAAGTATTCTCAGCTGTAAAACAAAGACAGTAATACCTACACTTCACAGTGTAGGTGCAGTACCGTCAGTGTCCAGAAAGGGCAGCTGTGAGAGCTATCTGCCAGGTAAGCTTTATCTTCCCTACTGTAGGAGCAACAACCCACTTCCCTTGAGGTCTTGGCTGTGGTGGGCTAGCTTGGGGTATGCCCTCATCCCTCCAGCTAAAGCTCCTATGGTTCTGCTGGCCTGTTTTAGAGATCATGATGTCCCACAGTCCTAAAGGGAAAAGTGGGAACAAAGTGTTGAGGACTGAGGGGGCCCGGGGGAAAGAGATGACAAACAGAGATGATGATGAGACAGAAaccaaagagacagaaaggggaAAAGCTATTTCTCTCTTGCTAAGGAAGCCTATGGCCTCTCTTCTAGTGACTGATCACatcactccccccaccccgacccttCCCTAGGAACCATGGAGTCCTTCAGTTCAAAGAGTCTGGCGCTACAGGCAGAGAAGAAGTTACTGAGTAAGATGGCAGGGCGGTCTGTGGCTCATCTCTTCGTGGATGAGACGAGCAGCGAGGTGCTAGACGAGCTCTACCGTGTGTCCAAAGAATACACACGCAGCAGGCCCCAGGCCCAGCGGGTTATCAAGGACCTGATCAAGGTGGCGGTCAAGGTGGCCGTGCTGCACCGCAGTGGCTGCTTCAACCCCAGCGAGCTGGCCCTGGCAACCCGCTTTCGCCAGAAGCTGCGACAGGGCGCCATGACAGCACTCAGCTTCGGGGAGGTGGACTTCACCTTCGAGGCCGCCGTGCTGGCCAGCCTGCTGACCGAGTGCCGGGACATGCTGCTGGAGCTGGTGGAGCGCCACCTCACACCCAAGTCCCATGGCCGCATCCGCCACGTGTTCGATCACTTCTCTGACGCCGGCCTGCTCACGGCCCTCTACGGGCCTGATTACACCCAGCACCTGGGCAAGATCTGTGACGGGCTGAGGAAGCTGCTGGACGAGGGCAAGCTCTGAGAGCCGCAGCCCCGGCGCGCTCCTTCTGGGCAGAATGGCCGACTGAGAAAACTACACATATCAGGCTTCTAACCCTGCGCCTCTGCACTAATGCTT is part of the Odocoileus virginianus isolate 20LAN1187 ecotype Illinois chromosome 5, Ovbor_1.2, whole genome shotgun sequence genome and encodes:
- the TNFAIP8L2 gene encoding tumor necrosis factor alpha-induced protein 8-like protein 2, whose translation is MESFSSKSLALQAEKKLLSKMAGRSVAHLFVDETSSEVLDELYRVSKEYTRSRPQAQRVIKDLIKVAVKVAVLHRSGCFNPSELALATRFRQKLRQGAMTALSFGEVDFTFEAAVLASLLTECRDMLLELVERHLTPKSHGRIRHVFDHFSDAGLLTALYGPDYTQHLGKICDGLRKLLDEGKL